AGCAGAGGGAGGGTGGGTTGAGAAGTGAGAACTTGAGATGTGGGTTTCAACTTTCACTTAGACTCTAAGCTCGCTTTGTTGTTTTAGGGTATATCACAAAATCAAAGGTATTGGTAAGTTCATCTGtcaaaatttgtgatttttttttcactgctgGAGTGTTGGACCGCATTAGAGTTGTGTtggagaagcaaaaaaaaaaaaaaagacactgcTCGGACACCGGAGTTCAACAAATCTTGCGAATTCCAAAATTCGACATGTGTTAGACATCGATATGTCGCCAAAAATAGCGTATTGGTGCAACTTAAGTTATACTAAATTACGTAACTCTTATGTGTTACTATATTTAGAAAGAGCTCCGCATGAACAATGCGGAATTAGAACCAtataatttacacaatttttatataattgtacAAAACTAACATTTTCCCACTGTCAATAGTTCAAACTCCTTCGTATAACTCCATTACTCATCTCCTCCTCAGACGATAGCACCCAACCAGTGATTTCCAACCACGTCTCTCACAAACTAAGAACCATGGTGGTAGCTGAAACCAATAAACCACACGTTGCAGTCGTCTCAAGTCCAGGCATGGGCCACATCATCCCTCTCCTCGAGCTCGCCAAGCGCCTCGTCATCGACCATGGCGTCCATGTGAGCTTCCTCAACATCACTACTGAAGCTTCCACAGCCCAAATCCAACTCCTCCACTCACCAACACTCCCTCTTGGCCTTGACGTTATTGACATCCCAGCTGTTGATATTTCAGCTTTGGTCAGCGACAACACTCCCATCGTCGCCAGGTTATCTATCAACGTAGAGGAAAGCCTCAAGCCGCTAAAGTCGATCCTCATCGAGCTAGGCAAGCCACAAGCTCTATTCATTGATCTTTTCTGTACCCAAGCTTTCGATGTCTGCAAAGAGCTTTCTATCCCCACGTTCACATTCTTCACTCCTTCCACTTCTTTCCTTGCTTTCTGTTTGTATCTTCCAACACTGGACCGTGAGGTCGAGTGCGAGTTTATTGACCTTCCTGAACCAGTTCAGATCCCAGGTTGCTCCCCGGTTCGAACCGAGGACTTGCTAGACCAGGTTCGGAACCGAAAGATTGACGAGTACAAGTGGTTCTTTTTCCATATCAGTCGTTTGCCTATGTCAGATGGTATTTTGTTAAACTCGTGGGAGGATTTTGAACCCACATCGCTTAAAGCTATAAGAGGGCACCCATTTTATAAGCAAATTCCTACACCACCTGTTTTCCTAGCTGGCCCGCTTATAAAACACGACAAGCCTGAATTAGACGATGAGTGTTTAGCTTGGCTAGACAAACAACCATCAAATTCTGTTCTTTTTGTGGCACTCGGAAGTGGAGGGACTCTCTCAGCTGCACAACTCACAGAGTTGGCTTGGGGTTTGGAACTGAGTCAACAAAGGTTTATATTAGTGGCTCGTAAGCCAACTGAAGCGAGCGCCTCAGCTACATTTTTTAATGTGGGTGAAGATATTAATGTTAATGATCCGAAGGCTTATTTGCCTGATGGGTTTTTAGAGAGGACAAAGGAGGTGGGTTTGGTGGTTCCGACTTGGGCACCACAAGTTTCAGTGCTTCAACACCCATCAACTGGTGCTTTTTTGTCTCACTGTGGTTGGAACTCGACGCTGGAGAGCATGACTCACGGTGTCCCTATGATTGCGTGGCCTCTTTATGCAGAGCAGAGAATGAATGCAACGATGTTGGTTGAAGAGGTTGGTGTGGCTGTTAAGCCAGTGGGAATACCAGGAAAAGGAGTGGTTGATAGAGAGGAGATTGAGAGGGTGGTGAGGTTGGTGTTAGAGGGTGAAGAAGGGAACGCGATGAGGCGTATGGCAAGAGAGCTAAAAGTGAGTGCAGTGAAAGCGTTGGACTTTGGTCGCCCTTCTCATGAGTCGCTTTCCAGTTTCATCAAAGAATGGAAGATTGACCGTATGTTTGGATAGCGGCAAGCAAACCATGTGTTGCGGGTCAAGCTTGTTTTGGTGGGTACCGCATATTGTTTATGAGATTTGtaggtaattttttatttaaaaagaaaaattttaaaattgagtattagtactatttatatatttaaaaattattttattttaatcttttttgtttttagtttataaaataaGTGATATTTAAACAGACCTTAAGAATGAAATCTTAGTCTAATTAAAATTaggttaaaatgcaaaactaactctctaatttttttttagatttcatttcagttctctaactttactttcgttcatttcaattctttaagtttcatatttattcaatcaaagcctatatataaacttttgttacaattttttttaaaaaaaaaattaaaaaatatttttcaatcattaattgaatttttttattttaaaaaatttgaagaaaaatatataaaattgaaaactaaaccacaacatataacaaaagttgatggaaagccttaattgaatgaatttgaaagttagaggactgaaatgaaatctaaaaaaacttaaaaggtcagttttgcattttacccttaaaattaagtaagtttgtagtaaaagtattttttaaaaaaggtagTGTCAAAGTGTGTTGTTCTAGTTTTAGACTATCTCCGCACTCTTGTTTGTTGGTTGGTGTCTGTATTAGCTTAGGAGCTTGCAGAGTTATCTGCTAAATAAAAGATCATGTAGCAAGTGCGGGCTTTCTGCTTTGTTTGATCAGAGTTCCCATGGAATCAGAATAAGACTGTTCGGAGACTACTTTGGGAGAAAGAAGTTTGATTCAGAATCATTGTGTAAAGTTATGCCCTTTTAGGAGGACAgacaaaaaatgaccaaatgatAAGCTTgattgttgttgatgttgttgttaaTTTGGCAAGATTCATTCCCTTTCATTCTATAATGCTGTACTATGGTTGTTGATGTGCTTAGAGCACTTGTGTGTGTGAAATAAAAAAGTGGTCAGTGTTATATAATTTTGCTCAAAAACTATCTACATTAGgttatttatttcattgttcGTATACATTTTTGCTATCGTAACCATGCATTTAATGCATGGTTACTGTacttctatatttttatttttattatttttcctctcaCTTCTCCCTTTAgatcttctctctcttcccgTACCTTCTCCATcggattctctctctcttcctctaccATCTTCCTTGACTTTATTCCTTTGTCAGTATCATCCCAAACTCATCAAACCCATATAcaaaaatcatcaaacccaaattgcaaagatgaagaagaagaagcaacaaagaagaagaataagcagTAGCCGTAAAAATGGTGAAAAGAGAGAGGTGTGAGGCTGTGGAGGCATGAGAGGCCAGATCTAAGGATTTTGAGatatgagagaggagagagagaaagtactAAATGAaagtattaataaaaaaagaaaaaatatattattgaaataaaataatgtgtATAATATGTAATTTAATGTGAGTGTTTTCGAGAAGtgattgtgtaaaatagaaaagtagGTTCTAATactaaaatagatagaaaaactaataaaaattgatgtgaatgctctaaaagaGAATTACCCATAAAGAGAGAATACTTGGAGGTGGTCAGCACCGGTAGTGGGGCTGGTCATTTGTGGTGGTCAAAACCGGAGGTGGGGGAGAGTAGTGCGGCAATGAGGAAATAGAAGTAGCAGTTGCGGGTGGATGGGAgtttgggtgtgtgtgtgtgtgtgtgtgtgtgtgtgtgagagagagagagagagagagagagagagagagagaggattaaAGAGTAAATGTTGAttttggaaattaaatttgagagAGCAAGATAAAGAGAGAAAGTGAGGGGGGCTTGAAAATTTTCTAGAGCTTCATTTTGTGGATtagattttgagagagagagagagagagagagagagagagagagagagagagagagagagagagagagagagagagagagagagagagagagagtaaagtgGTAggctttgaaaattttgaagggataatattgtcttttttttttgtgttagtggagtattgatgtttttttttttgaacatgtGTCAATCATTTATTGGTGAGGAAACACCAAAACAATTGCTGACTTAGTAATACAGAAACACGATATACTTTCACATCTCGAGTTGCTCtgcattgtttttcattatGTAAAATCATCATGtgaaaaatagttaaaataatgaaaacaagATTTTTGCCCTAATTTGGGTTTGGGATGCATACTCATACTCAATTATGCGTGTGCATTCTTTAACACAGATtcgaaaaattacatttttagagatttaatcaaacaaacatataacATGTGAGATCAAACAAGCATGTTAGAAACCCTAAAAAACATGTTAGAAACTCtaaaaaactaaactaacataaaacaaaaacacaaaacatcaacataaacaaaaaaaggaaaagaaataaaacaataaGTAGTAAACTACATCAAATAAACATGTTAAACTTTACATAAAACTAAATTAACCACTTGATAgacaaaaaatgtattgaccccttgtgatgaattaattgattaattacccaagtttattaattaatcaatttaacatgcaatgtacgtggcagcacaaacaaatcacaaaataaaatataatgtagtggaaaataaagttgacacggtaatttgtttacgaatggggaaaactttcGAGGTAAAAACccattgggtgattttaaggtcaccactcttgagaatttactattattaaaacaagcagttataagtaaaggattcccagtaccttataccaatctatagttgaacccttatcctaatacccaattggacttgttctgtagtgacaatctctccttgtattgcacggctccgaatacgtgactaaccaaaagatacaCGGATTCCAGTACGCAACTTGATCaccgacttgatcaccaacttgagatggatgttggctgtaaagttcttctattcatcaccaatgaagatcatgaagttgcttggtcacaaaaccctatggtgtacaaacacaatagtttctttaagagaaagaagaattaTGGCAAACTAGATTTTCGGTctcacttttcttcacacttgtgcttTTGAGCAACTATGCCACCTTttacggcctttaaaataatctttgtatatgtttagggttgtgagaaaagaaaactcaaacatACATtgacagattggatgaaaatcagctcTGAAAAACTAAACTTCATAAATCTCAACATATatcctatctatcgagcagctgtcaagcctTGGGCCGAAACAACTTTTTTaatcctcgatagatactagctatcgagttttaaaatcctGCACTTCAATatttgaatcttggacagatttTCATGGCTTCAATATCTAGACTtgaaccttgttccttgaagtattaaacacatcctagatctacctaattacaagtgaAGTGCGTCTTGTcgaaggattagccaattacataaaatgttgacatatgttcctaacatgaatcacatatgtcctaacaaaaacAAGAATAATAAAACAGATTATACACAACCTAAGATCATATTAAAACGtgtcaaaaataattaaaagcatcaaacaaaacaaatgtaACAAATGGAGAAACTATATATATcaagaaaattatttgaatCATATTAAGCAATGGAGGAGTTCATGGAAAAGAGACTCACCTTGCTTTAAAATCACATATTTGAGACTATTTAACTGATCCCTCAGTGCCTACAACACAAAGATTAGATGGAGAAGACAAGCAtaatcaaagaacacaaaatatgttagtaatcacaactcaagaacAAAAGATTTTGTAAAGGATTTAGAAAAGAATTGGGAAAATAAACTTTCTACCTTATAACTAACTAAAGAGAggtttaattttgtaaaaaatgttcTAAGGTGCTACCCTAGGGTTttgaaaagaggaaaaaaaaaaggttttagaGAATATTGAGGCCCAAAATTAAACTCTCTAGCTAGAGTTTTGAATGGAAACATAAGATGaatatttataagttaaaattagagTTTTCGGGGCTTTTTAATAGTCTTTGGACATTCCCAAAGGTTTAAGGGCTAGCCCACAtcaaaaaatgatgttttggACCCTTAAAAATGATGTTTTGGAATCTAGAAATTTGGCCTACGTATGCAAGTCTTGACCATGCGTATACATGCATAATTCATGCGTACACATGCTCTCTAGAAACCCTAACCTGACAACTTTGATGGCCCAACTTTAAACAGCTATAACTTATTCaatataaattcatattaggcaaaatttgtgtttaatttgAAGCTTAGGATATCTACTTTCCAATGAAATAAATCTCACTAAAAAATTACTTGTGGATCAAAGGTTATGGTCAAAATAGTGAGCAAAGGTCATTTTTCATATTCGTTTTCAACGCGATTTGAGCACTTTTAAGTTGTAATTACTTTCAAATTATTTTGAACTCTTTAAATACCCTTGGTTGACATATGCAAGCTCATCATTggggttagggaccaaaatttattaacgggtacaaaatgaggtgtttAGAAATGATAGTTCGCAATGTGGTGTGCCAttgaaaaattgtgttttgaatttaaaatattcattttttttaaagttatgagAAGATGTTGTTGTAAAACAGAgttttaagttttgaaattttttttttttttaatttccaaaaGTGcctaaccaaacggaccctataaAAAAATTGGAGCAATTGTAGTCACTAGCTActaatgtttatatatatatatatgtaaagagAATGGAGAATGAATATAAAGCTAAtaatctttttgaaaaaaaatgttttatgttttatagtGGTTTCATTAATCACGTATATACACTTATTAttgattaacatttttttcttgataagtagatagttggagagagagagagagagagagagagagagagagagagagagagagagagagagatgtggtGTTGAAACTCAAAACTACAAACACGAggtactacaaaaaaaaaaatacaattattatTAGATTATTACTTGAACTGATTAATATTTTAGTTGTACACTTGTACTATATTAAAAgttacttctaaaaaaaacaaatgtaaaaaaaaaaaaaacaattataacttgtgtggggagtaaaaggacccaagcgggtatttgggcctttgggctctagcaaggagggccgatctgtttttgagctaagaatttgttagtactgcgaatcgacccatacgccgagggttcGAGggcacatccgagggtgagttcctcCACGGACATACctaagagaactcggagattcactacgaaggtcaaggcagaattctggaaagactgttggttaaaagggggaaaccctgaaccttctagatacaccggtgtaagaaaaatatcatgagcaaaggctatcacctccacattaaagactctgcacctacttccctggccgcattaatggggaagtgaccccctgaacagtagaactaaaacttctggtcactattcaaaggcactaagagaagaaatatctaaaggggagggggtttgagcaaaaCGTGgaataaagcatcaggaaaagaagtatttaaggggggtgaaggtcAAAGAAAAGGGGGGCCAGTCtgtaaccaaaaaagaaattaagaattgtaatctttaagaaagaaagagaaataatacagaagtagtcctcggctcacgtccgaggaggtccatctgcaattatcattcattatttacaagtgtttgcacaccatagcctgttatcaagttctcagtactttaaatatagatttcaagcccacactctacaaatttcattgtttaaggctcattgggtctgagcccataatagtctttgggtccaggtgcaattgtgcacttacaacttgTTATTTAAAGTTGTTCAAAAATTGTCCTAAACATAATATTTCTCTTAAAGGAATCCTTTGAAAAAAGAATGATAAACATTGTATGAAGGTAATATTTGTTTGATAATGGGCATATGATTCTCAAATTGAGACTCGTGCTATTGTACCATGCAATTAACTATGATGGGTGAGagaatttaaaaagtaaaatggtaaaaattaaaacaattttatttatgattaaaaataacttctacaacttttaatttcatcaattttttcctATTGCACGGTGCACGGGATCTCAAAATCCGTTATTCTCACTGTTCCTTACTTTCTGTTGGTGCAAACATAATAGTAatgaaaataatacaataagaataaaatagtcCATTAATCactacaattaaaaagaataaaatagtatCACCGCACACAGGGGCAGAGCCAGGGGGTCGAGAGGGGGCACTTGCCCCCCCTGGCCCCACCCAAAAAAAGTGTTAATATTTACTTAACTTGCCTAAATGCATTTGAGGTAAAAAGATAGTACTACTAcaaatgaaaagttaaaaaattgtaGACATACAACCAGCTGCTTGCATAAGATGATTGGGAGCATAGCCCACTTATACCATCTTAAAATATAAGCCCATTCTATATTAACATAACCCAattctattattaaaattaaaaaaaaaaaaacaaacaaatatttacCTTGATGCATGTCTAACTTATAACCTcatattgtttgatttttctacTCTCTTTCTTTGGTAACTTTTTAAATGCATTTCTTGTTTTGCAGaataaataaatggttaatAAATAGGatggtttttcaaaaataagtatACATGTTAAGCTAAAATAAATAGACCTATAACATATAgctttacaaaaataatagaaatttacCTAAGTTGAGCTTTATGTCTATCTAACAACTAAAAATCTTTCAATTCGTAAGTATAGTTATagctttttttataattaaaattttaaaaggattaTTCATGTAAATGAATTcctaaatagataaatataatataatgaatttgttattttattggaAATTTTCTTGCATTTAAATACGGCTTAGCATACACATGAGTGAATTGTGTTATTTTGTAAATTGATCTCAAATACTATATGTACATATTCGCTTGCACATGTATAGATGTTCTTGTCAAATGTAATTTTTGCCCCCCCTCAAGTTAGATCTTGGCTCCGCCACTGACCGCACacctttggtgcgatggtcactccacatgTATAAGTGCTTGCggagtgtggggggtaagggtcggggttcaagtcttcaggagggagtttcacacacacatacacttagatcatgttaaagtaaaaattctatcttgtataaaaaaaaaaaagaataaaataatctttattctttttaatgtgATATTAAACATTTCACTAATTTCTCATTTTCCATATTAActctcatatttttacatttatggtgtaatataaattcattttaattaattaatattaaagtGCTCCCAACACTTTCACCAGGCAAGAAATAAGTATCACATGTGGCTACCTTGTACGAAGTTAAACTTTCTTTCTATGGTGATCATCATTGATCAAGTTGTTCTGTCATCTGTGCATATCACTAAATCGTCACGAAAACACATCTACCGTATCATGTTAATTAGTGGCTGCCACGTCAATTATTGTCTGATAAAGGGGGCCTCATATTGAGTCACCACCATCAAATTAATGGCATTCCTTGCATGGCATGCAATACCGATTATGCATGATAAATATACTAATATACTCCactgatcatatatatatatatatatatatatgtgtgtgtgtgtgtgtatatgtgcgcgcgcgcgcgagAATTTATATTGACAAACCTTTAGTTTAAAGAGATAAATTGTTAATTAATGATTTTGAAAGAGATTTGAAAATATACAGCATAAACAAGAgataaatgaaaggaaaaaaaaattggttataCAAGGCCAATATACATTATAAGATATTATAAACCATTCAccgaggcaaaaaaaaaaaaaaaccctactttTAATTTTCCTGAATTCGAAAAGAGTACGGAGAGAGTGTTAATTAATTTCAGGGTTCAGGACTTAGGCTTCCCTGGCACTGGTTACTAGTTTATTTGTGATGAAGCACAAGTGTCACAATCCAAACCCAATACCCGGATTTGTGACCATGATCGGCATGCTAATATCAAGTTTAAATATGATATTAACAAGAACCaacttaatttttacaaaagcttccctctttcttttcattcttttttctttacttaaGTAATATAACCTTTTACTTGACATTCAGAGCATCTACACTGTACTCAACCAATAACACAAATCCACTAGTAATTCAAATTCTGAATTTGTCATAATACATCTCTTACTACTTTAAGATATACAACTTCTATTAGACCCTAAAATACACAATACTGCAAAGCTAAACATCAAATCACTAGTTTGGGATCTACacttttaaaactaaaaccagCTCCTTCCAAAACTTGACTAAGGCTCCCTCTGCTCCAAATTAAAACCTGTTGACTGAAAGTGTGGAAGGGGTGAGCAACACAGCTCAGTAAGGGTAAGATACATAagaatttaataagaatgcatgtaaaacaaatcatttcattttacGATTATTCAGATAGGAGAATATCTTTTAATGCATAGtattttatactattcataACAATAACTTAtacgtttttcatagaaaaaTAATTGTTCTCCTTTTTCTTATCAGCATAATATTGCCAAAACCTTTCGAATtgaatttctttcatttcttacaaagtcaccaaatataatattgattgtttaaaatcatatacatacatacacatgtgtgtgtgtgtgtgtgtgtgtgtgtgtgtgtgtatatatattcttgttacaaaataatcattttaacttaaattAGATAATTGGTAACTTTGTCTTAAACTAGAaacattttaacaaataagaagacttttctttataaactttCTCTcggaaaaatattataactttcaTAGTCATAAAACTTAACGTTTCCTAAAGAACAGATATCTAATAACTTTTTAACGTAAACTTGTACTTTCGTCAGAAGTTTTATCTTTACAAAACACCAAAACATTTTTTATCAGATTCTTTAAAGCACAATAGAAATTcagaaacttttatttttaaacaacaacttttcttttcatcataaaCATCTTTTCATGAgagcttttaacttttcataatgCATTTAAACAAATCATTCTCTcatgatttataaaataatatagctGTTCATAACATATTGGTTAGTACGTATCTAATAAATCTGTACTTATTTGGGAGGCTTCTAGCACCACTGTGCTAGGCATCCAGCATTCTCTACAATGTCAGGTATTCCCCGGATCACATCATAATACATATCTTTCAACCATGGGGGTAGGTTGACTTCCTCTACAAGTTGGCCGTAACCAACAAGGGCGGGTACAGCAGAGCTAGTCCCACTTTTAATAGCCAATCATATAACATTTTCCATGAAAAACTAGTAATTAAACCCCTACTGGCAGAGTTCAGATCATCAAAGGACATAACCCGAAAACATTTCATGCTTATACCTCATACTGAAATTCATAGTTTGCATAACGTTTCATAATAAAAGCATTTCCattgttttctttaaatatCATGTTCGTGAAATTAGGAATAGCATCAATATGCTTAAATCATATACATAAAGTTCCGAGAACTCACGAACACATCTTTGTCTGAAACATGATTATATGTCATATCTctaataaaaaacattttaatgcATAATATACTTTAAAATAACCTCATGACTTACCAAATGCTCATATAACTTATCCCTTACTTGAAAGTAGAGGAACTGAGAGCCTAAAGTCGAAGGAACTTAGACTTCGGTACTGGTAACAC
This genomic stretch from Castanea sativa cultivar Marrone di Chiusa Pesio chromosome 1, ASM4071231v1 harbors:
- the LOC142644321 gene encoding anthocyanidin 3-O-glucosyltransferase 5-like; the encoded protein is MVVAETNKPHVAVVSSPGMGHIIPLLELAKRLVIDHGVHVSFLNITTEASTAQIQLLHSPTLPLGLDVIDIPAVDISALVSDNTPIVARLSINVEESLKPLKSILIELGKPQALFIDLFCTQAFDVCKELSIPTFTFFTPSTSFLAFCLYLPTLDREVECEFIDLPEPVQIPGCSPVRTEDLLDQVRNRKIDEYKWFFFHISRLPMSDGILLNSWEDFEPTSLKAIRGHPFYKQIPTPPVFLAGPLIKHDKPELDDECLAWLDKQPSNSVLFVALGSGGTLSAAQLTELAWGLELSQQRFILVARKPTEASASATFFNVGEDINVNDPKAYLPDGFLERTKEVGLVVPTWAPQVSVLQHPSTGAFLSHCGWNSTLESMTHGVPMIAWPLYAEQRMNATMLVEEVGVAVKPVGIPGKGVVDREEIERVVRLVLEGEEGNAMRRMARELKVSAVKALDFGRPSHESLSSFIKEWKIDRMFG